In Lytechinus variegatus isolate NC3 chromosome 13, Lvar_3.0, whole genome shotgun sequence, the DNA window gaaaatgactaatttgatgtttttaaaatcaaaagaaatatacgaACAGCtgttatataaaaatgaaattaaaccttCCATTTTTTACAGAATTAGAACGAATTATGATCTTACCAATAAGGAAATAGAAAGTGTATTTTTAAGACTAAGATATTGCACACTGAATAGTCGATTAAGGGAGTTCCAGTATAAACTCTTGCATAATATCTTATACACTAACCCACCACCTTTTCCGTTTTGGTCTTATTTCGACCAATTtatgctcattttgtgaaagggaagaagaaacgtatgaacatctattttatacttgtgaattttcaaaatcactttgggATCTATGTgcaagaagtttaaattttgaaatagataaatttagttggcaggaaattcttttcgggaagcaggagaaaagtaaaggtaaatatcaattaattaatcatgtcttgattttagttaaatatcttatttacaaaaaccgagaattaaaaaaacctccttcattgattgaaataaaaaatagtattaggggggatcaaagagaagaaaagaaattagcaacaaagagggggactcttacaatccatttctgtaaatgggAAAACTTAAATATTAGACCATATACTGGAGCCCAGAGCCAGTTCTCCACCGGATAGGGGATGGGGGTGTTCAAGGgagggttggggggggggggaatgacaagggctgagaaaaaaaaaatcataatccttttttcttttatccttttttctctctgatcatgtcatatattttgttaatatttcattttgtaattgctgaaacgcattagtatattaatttctagtatttttgaagtttgatgtataagttgtataattatattgtaatggatttattgtataatttgtaatcatttttatgtttcaaatagtttgtacaaagtatgtatgttgatttgagagaatataataaaacatcctttaaaaaaaaaggaacgcAATAATAATGAATGGTGGTAAAATATAACGGccaatataattcaaacaaagatGGAAGGGGAAAAAACTTTCATATTTGTAACAAAGAGGATTTCTCAATAAAACACAGACTTGTAGCCTACCAAttaactttttatttcatttacgaTATTGAGGGGGTgtggatattttttatttgatatggtgacgatgatgataacaatgatgatcgtggtggtgttggtgattgttgtgatgatgatggcggtggtaATGACGACAGTgaagatggatgatgatgatggttatgaggATGATGGCTTCATAGTCATCATAACGTCATGACTGTTTTTCATGAACACCTTATGGATCAttatgtaaaattatacatgatATAGACAATAGAATAAATCTCAGccataatttattcataaactACTGGTATTTTAATGCTACAAAAGGGAACAAAAATCATTCTTATAAATAATtcccaaaatatatttaatacatatattatcaACATAAATTTTGTGACTAACATAAAACTAAACATTGTATTAATAACTGTATAATTAAGACAAAACATTGTCATGTTATCTTAAGAGTGGCATCAAACATTATATAGTGAAACCCAtcatatatatttcttgaaaaatccTGTTACATTAATAGGTGCAACTTGGGAATGaaccgacccccccccccccccccccccccccccgggtgtaTCCAGTTTGGAAGTCCAGGAACAGCATGGAGAACTAATGATCTTCATTGCAGACTACGGAAGGGAGGGGTAAAATcaaggttacacttcgtaagtCCGAAGAGAGCGAACAGAAATCCTACTCATCCAAGCATGAGGCAAACCAATCATTACAATGCAGATAATGAAATGACTAACATCGCTATAAATGAACAGGAGTGCATACCAAAtcgcatttcattttcttgaaagCACTGAATTAAGGTAAATTGACAATTAGTCCACTGAAAACTTGTCAGCTCATCAGATGGTCTATCTTCATTTAGTCTATTGCCATTccttccatcaacatttcgtcttacaaccatttggtccaataaccatttggtccaatcatcacttcgtctaatcaccagttggtctaatattcattttattttcattcattttacccAACACTgtagtctaattagaccaaatggcatatggactaaatggctattgggccaactggttattacacaaaatggtgagtggacaaataaaaatggcaattagaccacatggatattggacaaactgatggtagaccaaatgagagTAGACAAGTTGACAATTAGACTCCAAATTGAAATAAACCCTGAATTCAGTCTGCTGATGAAAATGCTGATTTTATTGTATTGCCAAGTAATTCGTAAACTAAGTCGAAATAGCTGTCAGTGTTTGTACAAGTATTTAAATAACTGTAAAGGGGGCAGGAACATCATCAGAAAGAGGACACTCTGGAGCATCTatcatcattcaaatatttcttttatattttgaaacatGATTTTGACAGTTTTTCTTCTACATACTGTACAGTACACAAAACATTTCACACATTTTGTGGCTTACAAAATCTTAAATTTGTTGGCAAGAAAGTCAtactttatgaaaaaaaatcaggaaaagcttcctttataatgaatattaatCTGTTGCACACTGAAATCGAGTGATCCTTGTACAAAGGTGCCTGCATACCACATAAAGTCTGGGTAAAACTCTAAGTGGCATCCCAGAGATGCCACTTagaattgattaaaattttgaaaatcatcTGAAATGCCCCCTTCCTACATGAAAAAAGCATTTTCTATGGCCAACTCGAGACTTTTGTCTGAAAAGATGCACCCCCTGGTATCTGAAACCAATCACTGTTGTTGTGATAGTTTCATGCGGGATTGAGTTTTTTCAGAAGTGTATCTATCTGCtatgattatttacatctggGACCGAACTGTTACGTCACCATCTCAAGGACATGACCTGGggccagtcttacaaagagttgcgattgatgtGATCGTCGCAACtacggaaagccagcaacgtcaacatctaaaagtacatgtttgttcaaaatattttctagaaatgacgtatacatgtattcttacattcagtgttttcaaaggacattgggCAAATTTCCAATAgagaaattatgacattgatggatttccatattcTTGAGAGTGATCGGATCAATGGTAACTCTATGGAAACcaatcagtgtcataatttacagaaaatatacacaatgtcctttgtaaacaaagagaagcatagttaattttcaagaaaacgatgaatgaatgaatatacatcatagttagaaaatattttgaacaaacatgcataataagccggccgtccatagttgtgattgattggatcaatcgtaactcctTGTGAGATGGGGGCCCAGGGCTCCAAACCTGGAACCTCAGCATCAAATTCTTACTTCCATCGATATCCAAAAACTGGACGGAGCTCGAAATGCACCAACACCATTCTGTGATGCACGTATATGCACGCACCACCTTGAGGCCGAGGAAAAGTACCCCATGACACAATAAACAGTACATGGGACCATACCACACGTAAAGTACTCCAGTATGCACACGCAATAGAAAGAAGAGTGCAATTGTATGAGCACTTGACTCTTTGGATTACTTTGATTCCGGTGGTATCAAGAGTAGCTCTATCATCCTACTGATATCGATGGTAACTTCCCCCATGTAgattggattacaggcgcacgccacgaTGCCCAGTTTCGCTTACAAGAGGTAGCCTAAGGAATGACTTCTCTGaacattaataatttttttttaaaataaacaattggctttcttttttcatgaacCTTACTACAGTCAAAACTGTGTTagtggccacctgtctatagcaaACACCTGTCTGTCAGGACTACTAAAACTGTTTACCATATGTGTATATGAACCTTTCTATAGCATGAACCTGTCTACAAGGCCACacaatggcctgtattctgaagtcaggtttaatttcaACTCTGGTTTTAAATTGTGCCTTAACTATGGATAACCAATTGTTAATCACTAATAGTAATAACTGTTAAATCACCAATAGTAGaggtatcatatttcagctcatttggctctcaagtcattcataattgtctaggaagtataaaaagatgattgtcttcaccatcgatgaatcaggaaagagcacagtaaacacaagaaacatacaacttaatacaaattttgaaacttttggcttagaccatggtctaagttaaaccaaggagatatcacctctaagatatctccttgattaaacccaacttcagaatacaggcctttgTGTTTTCCTTGGGTGGTCACTAAAGACAGATTTCACTGGAGATGAAAAGGGCTAGACCGCTTCAAATAATTCAGCTGGCATCGTGTTAGTCCATCAACACAAATCCAGAGGAATATTACTGAGTATTATTATTAGGTAACAAGatggaaaataatatataaaaagtaATCACTTTCATCAAGTTTCTGGGAAGAGTCCTGGAAACCAATAGAGCCTGCCGGACCGGTCTTGATCATCCACCCAAACTAGACCCTCCTTGACCAGTTGATCCTATATGGAGGGAAGAAGAATGAACAAGGTATGATGAAGAAGTAATGGAAGGAGATATCGGGATGAGGGATGTAAGACcaaaaatgatagaaaaggGTTCAATGACGAAAATGTTTAAGACTTCATAGAGAATTAAATTATTgcatgtaaaagaagaaaaacccCTATGCAAAGAAACCCTTTCTTTAATATTGAATATCAAAACGTTAGTGTTAGAGGGTGCTGCATATTGAAAAATTCAacatcaaaaattttaaaacataaataaaaagagacagGAAAATCACTGGCTGCTacaatttttaaacattattgGCTCTTAATGAAAGCTTAAGATgtgctttaaagaaaatataacaaagaaGTACAAGACCAAACTTGTGATGCAGTAATCAatgaagggagagagagggagaaagaaagaatatatttacaatatgAAAGAGGAAGATGTTGAATATATCAAAGGATTTCTTTCAATGTATGCAAActaaactttatgaaacattgcAGATGACACAGAGAAGAGACTTCAGAAAAACTGAAGACACATTCGATGGAATCTATAAGAATATAGACCGTCTATTTTGTACTTTGCTCTTTATTCTGCCTTGTATTCTGATGTTATGTGATTTTCCTCTGTAATGGTGTCTTTGACATCTTATATGTACGAATacgaatgtggaaataaattttaTGAACTTATGAAAAAGCGAAagaaattaacatattttttcaagCTTGATTGCATTAACCTGTTTCCGTACAGGATAAACATTTACATAAGGCAATCTTATTAAATTTAAAAGCTTATCTGGCTGACCTACCATAACTAATCTTGCTCTGTCTTCTTCccatttcaatttgttttgtagATCCGGGAGAGAAACACAGCCAGTACCCTggaaacagaaagaaagagaagaattaAATCAAGTTATATGATGATGCATAAATAGCATGAGATAACATACCCCCTGCCAAggaaaatgatatttatttgaattgacTTGTACAAGTAGTcatatgaaacaaaaacaatttaagcAGAAGTACATGCAATCAAATTCCCTCTGTGAATTGATTCAGAACTCATATTTACAAAATCCCTTCAACTAGAAGAAATGCTTACATTTTCTTAGTGATATATAGTCAAACCTCCTCAGTAAAATCTACTAGAATTATTCCAAATTTGGCTTACATAACTTAAAGTAATGAGTAGTAATAACTAGGATATATCACTGATTCATCACTGATCATCATATCAATGATTGAAAGAAATCCCATATTGTCTAACTTCAATTGATACACACATGAGAGAAAGCATTTGATGTTTCATTCATGTAATCTTCAAATAAGTTTTGTGAGGTAAACTTCTGAATGGTTGACAGAAGAGAATTCcaaattcttcaaaatttaGCTATGCATCATGAGATTAACTAGACTGTGCAACAAATCAGGATCGCTTGTATGACCCGTACTCAGTAGTCAGCTAGTATAGATTAAAAGTTTCTTTACGTTTTGATATAAATAATTCACGATTTAGAGACGTTTATCATAAGATTAACTGAACTCACCAAGGCTATATATTGAGAATACTTGTGTGATCCATACTGATTTCTGCTACATTCTAAAATAGATAATTCACAATTTGCAGACGTGAAACATAAGAATAACTGAACTCACCTGTGCTATATTGAGAACACTTGTATGATCCATACTGAGTTCTGCTGGGACAGACTGAACAATAAAGCGGCCGTCATCAAGGCGATGGAGGCCAAATCCATTCCCTAAAACTTTCAGCTTCTTGATAGCTCTGATGATGTCATCGCTAAAAATAAAGGggaagtgcaaaaaaaaaaattgtgtcagGTACATCAAAATGTCTAAAATGACGAGTTAATGTGACCACCCAGCCCAAAACTCACAGAAATGGAGAAAAGATTTTTGATTGGGTTTGAAATTCTCAAATCTAGTGATATGCCATATAAAAGGTGCTGCTGTGATGGCCTCGGGCTACATACTGATATATAAGGCATGACAAGATGTTGTCAATATACCACAGCCACCACTTACGGCTGCTTAAACCTCTACATATTTGCAATAATGAATTGGTAATAAATCAAGGTTGTTTTTTTGGACAGGTGaaatatgttgatatttggagCATCTAGTATATTACTTGTTGATATGGTATGCTATAACTCATAATTCTGATGCAGCAAAGCAGTGGCTGCAGAGTTCCCACAGTTTATCTAAACAAACTAATCTTGCTCATTGTTTTTCTCATTATTAATGAACATCTGGAGGCAGTTTCTTGTACAAAAATCTGCACCAAATTATATTCCAAAGAAAGGAAACAATGACTACACTATACAATATAGGTTGTGGGTGCTCCACCATTTGCAGTCCCTCCACATCAGACGTATCGCTTTAATATTTAGCATACCGGCACAGAATTAGCAGTAGAACCTACCATACCCTATACAGAAACTGCAGTTTTTTGCTTTTTCCCTTTTGGGTCTGATGATGCATTGTGAAACATCAGCAACACGTCTGGTGCGAAAGACTACAAATCACGTCTTGCATTGctgttttctttttatcgaCCAGGATTCGGTGACCTGACATTTGtcagtaaaaagaaaatgaagtcTAAAGCAAGACCGAGTGTATAGGCAGTGGCTGCTTTTGAGAACAGGAGAAATGCATTGATATTTAGACGTACCTAGCCTATTATCTAGGCGGAGCCTGAACCAATGCAGATGTTGTCACCATGCAGCCATGATTTATTGTCTTCCACACCAGACTTATATTACTGATATTTGTGCATAACAGTATCAGactcaaagaagaaaagaaaaaagctGCAGTCTCCGCATAGATTACAGGCTACCTCCACCTAGAGTATAGGCTAAGATGCCCCTGATAAAATCAAGATATACTTACAGACTGACATCCTGGGCTTGCTTTGTCTTTCCTCTCGTTGTCCTAACCTTGTGGAGCAGTTCTTCCAGGTTCATGAGACCTCCGTTCCGATGCTGCGTTGCCAGACACACCTCAATGATCTGAACGCCTATTTCATAGTAGAAATCTCCAACGCCTAACATCTCTGACCAGAATCCTTTCCCGGCTGATCAGGGTAagagcaaaaatatataaccGTGACTGCTAGCAAACACAAGCATTTAGGACACTGTGGTAACAAAGAGAATCTGTccaaaatttgacaaaacaaTCGCCTTGCAATTCACAAGGCCCATTGCTGAAAGACTTGCGATAAAACAAACTCCAAAAGTTGAATTTAACTGCGACTGATTTACTTTTTTCTACCTTCTTTCGCTTATAATTAAAATGTCTATAATATAATAAAGATTAATGGATTTTCATGCACAAATATGAAAGATGTTTGATAATTGacacaaaatgtcatttttgcTGATCTGCATGCAAATGCAAGCCAAAGAGTTACAGGTACACATAGGTTGTTGAGTCTAAAACATTTCATACAGAGTGTGCAAACAAGTTTATTGTTGTAAGTGGTATTCGCAAGTTTGCTCCTCAGGCTCAGGGAGACCTGCTCATCtcccgccccccccctcccatttcCTCCAGAGAGAGATTCATGTAGGGTTAgtccataggcggcggaagcgggggaggggggggcagatcaaaaaaaaaaatttgagatgGGGcgacgacccccccccctaaattttttagttgacaaccttttttttcctgtttttttgcttgtcaattttgtttttcttccatcccccctaaattctggtgaACCCCCCTTAACCCTATTGTCCCCCCCCTAatatttaggttgatgaccctttttttttcttgtcaaatttttttttacatgtgtccatcacaaaaaatttcaggtagaccccctctaattttgggggcttccgccgccaatgggttTGTCACTcacaggggcggaaatctctccaaAAAGGTtgggggggacaagggtctcgaaaatttgacaagcaaaaaaaaaaaaaaggctattacctaaaatttaatttaatttccaccgaaatatatttgacaagcaaaaaaaaaaaaaaaaaaaaaaggtcatctcgttccaaaacgcacgttttattcccattgTGAGTTATATATTtgttagcatcaccaaagacccaaaatagtagggggacatttgatattgtgtcccccctactattttgaggaggggggacacgtccccctgtcccccctgggatttccgcccatggtcaCTCACATGCTAATGGATCGACTCCTATAGTGGCACACATATCTTGAAACTGCATCCTAAACTCTGGGTTCTTCTTGATCTCCGACTTATGATTTGCTGCAAACTCCTCCAGGTTGGTCCTGAAAACCTCAAGCTGGCGACTCATCTGGTTCAACTGATCTTCCGCAATCTCAGATCCCTTGTCTTTGTACTTGGCCTGCAAAAGTTGAGAGAAAATTTATGAGTGCAGGTGTCTACACTCTTTTGAAATGCACAGCTGAAAATATGGCAAACAATGGCTCATGCAATTCAGAatgatgtaaaaatgaaaattgaaaccTCCATTTGATATGACCAACTTATTTCACAAGACAGCACAGTCAATCACCACAAGACACATCAAACACACTGTGATATTAACATGCATTATCACTTATTGAAaaactatataggcctaccaaaTTGAATTTGCACAGAAAACAAGTTGAGACCACATGCTAGCCGCAGGCCTTCATTCAACATGGGGTCCAAGGGTAATATCAGAAGCGAATGGCCACTGCAACTTCCGGGTTGCATATCTTTTATCCCATGATGCAGTGCAGCGCAATTCTGAGGTGCTCACATCACACAAATTAACGGAAGGCGGCCACTTAGAAATAAACATAATGatacatttcaaaattgtataaaatattGCGATAAAAGgtgaaaataaacattgcaaTTAAAAATAGGCATTTTGAGAAATATATTCAACAAACTGACTTTTGGTCTGCTTCAGAAAGTGAAGTTCAGTTGATGCAATTTTTggcaaattctttttttttgtgaagTCAAATTTGAACTCAAGgacactcctagtaccaatgaggtccaaacattacatgtatggacctcataggcgacaacAGTGCTATTTTTGGGTTAATTTTTTTGTGGActtaaatttattgtaattttcacaaaagtactagctaaatttgagacttttaatttaatattgatttattgagatataaactttaatgtaaataacaaaaaattgaaagaaatgacggggaacttacattttgacgactttttcctgattttcttggcagttgcccttcacttctgactcgcgatcggacctgatatgcagatcacgtgatacgcgttctcgtcaggtgatcggtcggttattcttttcgccagatgttgataattatatatttcataacgcagcgttcatcgcaaatttagctgaaagagattgaagttgaacagcgcaagctttaatttatttcagaaataacgtttgattgcacaagtttcgcctcggacatgtaggatcatttggtcccatattggcgtaactacggggggggggggggcttgggggggggggggcgggggtgtccctaccactaccgtccacaagccagcaattatcttttttctctctttttttaaccaaaatgcttccccccccagaaaaaaaaagaaccagggttaaagagaaagataattatgatagaggaacacaaaatactttattttttcagcttttactgcatcgacttataatcaaatattaaatggggcttagaacatatttttaataagtcaattaataaaaatattcctcctcgggatttgagctttcatgaaatatcaatctttttcatgattaccgaaaatacttcaaatgtccaaaaaaaattatcggtgtaTTAGCCgataccttgcgcccgccttaattattATAACttgagatactttgctttaatttaatgaattcctaaaaacattaattctcagatcatttgtcgcaatcgaatgattcgattggtaagctaattgaataattattatgattcatgaattatttaaaatgtgtctctctatcagttttgaatatttaaaaaaatgttagctcgtgctttttgctcgcaatattttgattagtaagaaattcttgtgtatgcgagtttgatacataaataactagagagaggggggggtccctcagc includes these proteins:
- the LOC121426479 gene encoding vacuolar-sorting protein SNF8-like translates to MRRAAGLGKINKQKLAQAKYKDKGSEIAEDQLNQMSRQLEVFRTNLEEFAANHKSEIKKNPEFRMQFQDMCATIGVDPLASGKGFWSEMLGVGDFYYEIGVQIIEVCLATQHRNGGLMNLEELLHKVRTTRGKTKQAQDVSLDDIIRAIKKLKVLGNGFGLHRLDDGRFIVQSVPAELSMDHTSVLNIAQGTGCVSLPDLQNKLKWEEDRARLVMDQLVKEGLVWVDDQDRSGRLYWFPGLFPET